The following are encoded together in the Clostridium sp. BJN0013 genome:
- a CDS encoding cold-shock protein, with amino-acid sequence MKTGTVKWFNSEKGFGFIEVPGENDVFVHFTAIQSNESRKNLEEGQKVQFDVEEGPKGLQAANVVKL; translated from the coding sequence ATGAAAACAGGAACAGTAAAATGGTTTAACTCTGAGAAAGGATTTGGATTTATTGAAGTCCCAGGTGAAAATGATGTATTCGTACACTTCACTGCAATTCAGAGTAATGAGTCAAGAAAGAACTTAGAAGAAGGTCAGAAAGTTCAATTTGATGTTGAAGAAGGACCAAAGGGTCTTCAAGCTGCTAATGTTGTAAAATTATAA
- the dhaL gene encoding dihydroxyacetone kinase subunit DhaL, whose translation MSINGVQVIGIINRMATLINENVDYLTELDAAIGDGDHGLNLDKGFTAVIRKLRDKDLSDVGYILKKVGMILVSNTGGASGSLYGTAFIRAGMTVEGKQTVDINDFLKMLEQALSGIKMRGRGRLGGKTMIDAIEPAVNSLRYSISKGLDSIQSLENVKNAAFKGAKSTESIICKNGKASYLGEKSIGYPDPGATSSYLILNAVYEGVKKLCAVEKS comes from the coding sequence ATGAGCATAAATGGAGTACAGGTAATAGGAATAATAAATAGAATGGCTACATTGATAAATGAAAATGTAGATTATTTAACTGAACTTGATGCAGCTATAGGAGATGGAGATCATGGCTTGAATTTGGACAAGGGATTTACGGCTGTGATAAGAAAACTAAGGGATAAGGATCTAAGCGATGTGGGATATATTCTTAAAAAAGTTGGCATGATTTTGGTATCAAATACAGGAGGAGCGTCAGGTTCTCTTTATGGTACTGCTTTTATAAGAGCAGGTATGACAGTAGAGGGAAAACAAACTGTGGATATAAATGATTTTTTAAAAATGCTTGAACAAGCTTTATCTGGGATTAAAATGAGAGGGAGAGGAAGGCTTGGAGGTAAGACTATGATAGATGCCATAGAACCAGCGGTGAACTCTTTAAGATATTCTATAAGTAAAGGATTAGATAGTATACAATCTCTTGAGAATGTAAAAAATGCTGCTTTTAAAGGGGCAAAGAGCACTGAAAGTATAATTTGTAAAAATGGAAAAGCCAGTTATCTGGGAGAAAAAAGCATAGGGTATCCAGACCCTGGAGCTACATCCAGTTATCTTATATTGAATGCTGTTTATGAAGGAGTTAAAAAACTATGTGCAGTAGAAAAGAGTTAA
- the sdaAA gene encoding L-serine ammonia-lyase, iron-sulfur-dependent, subunit alpha produces MVDTGSELIDICSKKKIKIWEYVIGEEMKSENRSREEVFKAMTKNFYVMKDSAEYGLTHKMKSISGLTGGDAYKLNKYYERGETLTGKYMVKAMARALSCSEVNAAMGKVVAAPTAGSCGIIPGAIITAGEILDKKDEDMIRGLFTASGVGIIIAKNASMSGAEGGCQAECGSAAAMAAAGIVEIMGGTPKQALDAAAIVIKNIMGLVCDPVAGLVEIPCAKRNVGGTVSALTTADMVMAGVCSNIPFDNTVLAMYKVGKQLPCELRETALGGVAVTDTGLKLKEKVLGNNI; encoded by the coding sequence ATGGTTGATACCGGCAGTGAATTAATAGATATATGCAGTAAAAAGAAGATAAAAATATGGGAATATGTAATTGGAGAAGAAATGAAATCAGAGAATAGAAGTAGAGAAGAAGTTTTTAAGGCCATGACAAAAAATTTTTATGTGATGAAAGATTCTGCAGAGTATGGGTTAACTCATAAAATGAAATCTATAAGTGGACTTACAGGAGGAGATGCCTATAAATTAAATAAATATTATGAAAGGGGAGAAACTCTTACAGGCAAGTATATGGTAAAGGCTATGGCAAGAGCTTTATCTTGTTCAGAGGTAAATGCTGCTATGGGGAAAGTTGTGGCGGCACCTACAGCCGGTTCCTGCGGGATAATCCCAGGAGCAATAATAACTGCAGGAGAAATACTAGATAAAAAAGATGAGGATATGATTAGGGGATTGTTTACTGCTTCTGGAGTAGGTATAATAATAGCTAAAAATGCCAGTATGTCCGGGGCAGAAGGTGGATGCCAGGCAGAATGTGGTTCTGCGGCAGCCATGGCAGCGGCAGGAATAGTTGAAATTATGGGGGGTACTCCCAAACAAGCATTAGATGCTGCTGCTATAGTAATAAAAAATATAATGGGTTTAGTATGTGACCCGGTGGCAGGGCTTGTAGAAATTCCCTGTGCCAAGCGAAATGTGGGTGGAACAGTGAGTGCGTTAACTACAGCAGATATGGTTATGGCAGGAGTCTGCAGTAACATTCCTTTTGATAATACTGTTTTGGCCATGTATAAAGTGGGAAAGCAATTACCCTGTGAATTAAGGGAAACGGCTCTTGGAGGGGTTGCAGTTACAGATACAGGGCTTAAATTGAAGGAAAAAGTTCTAGGGAATAATATATAA
- a CDS encoding diguanylate cyclase, protein MLASLLEKYNQLKLDYEGYQKMAEETIQRQNMKIVELDKKLDMLSLIVEISQYINKCLGSVEIVSKIHDIMIGILGVTYSTVYILENRKLKLKCTNLSSTKHHYSINEYNSKVVHKLDTKLNNSFDNICKDDNIQIHSSIFMPIYLKQSLLGAIIVEHKIYNYLNEDHIKLLTALSNQIAICIENNRLYNKIKENSQKDFLTGLFTRNYFFSVIKEKIKNCGCGFAIIMVDVDNFKRFNDNFGHQYGDVVLKTVSGIIKNSLRKEDLVARYGGEEIIIYMYDIKGTLDVYNRMTVIRKRIEDELIEYNENSSHVTVSMGISISSNNAESIEDMIRKADVNLYKAKNTGKNKVVC, encoded by the coding sequence ATGTTAGCATCATTATTAGAGAAGTATAATCAACTAAAGCTTGATTATGAAGGTTATCAAAAAATGGCTGAAGAAACTATACAAAGACAAAATATGAAAATTGTAGAGTTAGATAAGAAGCTAGATATGTTGTCTCTAATAGTTGAGATAAGTCAGTATATAAATAAATGTCTTGGCAGTGTGGAAATAGTTTCTAAAATACATGATATAATGATAGGAATTTTAGGAGTAACTTATTCTACCGTATATATTTTAGAAAATAGAAAGCTGAAATTAAAGTGTACTAATTTAAGCAGTACTAAACATCATTACAGTATAAATGAATATAACAGTAAAGTAGTACACAAGTTAGATACTAAATTAAATAATTCTTTTGATAATATATGTAAAGATGATAATATTCAAATCCATTCTTCAATATTCATGCCAATATATTTAAAACAAAGTCTTCTTGGTGCAATTATAGTGGAACATAAAATATATAATTACTTAAATGAAGATCATATTAAACTTTTGACGGCACTTAGTAACCAAATTGCCATATGTATAGAAAATAACAGACTTTATAATAAGATAAAAGAAAACTCTCAAAAAGATTTTTTAACAGGTCTTTTTACTAGAAATTACTTTTTTTCTGTTATAAAAGAAAAAATAAAGAATTGTGGCTGTGGATTTGCTATTATAATGGTGGATGTAGATAACTTTAAAAGATTTAATGATAATTTTGGCCACCAGTATGGTGATGTAGTGCTTAAAACTGTAAGTGGTATAATAAAAAATAGTCTTAGAAAGGAAGATCTAGTAGCTAGGTATGGTGGAGAAGAAATTATAATATATATGTATGATATTAAAGGAACTTTAGATGTTTATAACAGAATGACTGTAATAAGAAAGCGTATAGAAGATGAACTTATAGAATATAATGAGAATTCATCTCATGTGACAGTTTCTATGGGAATAAGCATATCTTCTAATAATGCAGAAAGTATTGAAGACATGATAAGAAAGGCTGATGTAAATTTGTACAAGGCAAAAAATACGGGAAAAAATAAAGTAGTATGCTGA
- a CDS encoding MFS transporter has translation MEHKEIYHKSIDSRLVWIMAIICGVTVANLYYNQPLLGDLSRSLNVPTKDIGLVSTFTQIGYGMGMFFIIPLGDIIERKGMILKLLLASAISLLLFASCKDAKVLIGCSFLVGFTTVIPQLIVPFAAELSSPEERGRVLGTVLSGLLAGILLARTISGFIGTFLGWRSMYYIATILMIILYVAVIKFLPKSQPLSKESYKNILISLKDIIKKEPLLREASLSGAMMFGAFSIFWTTIIFFLESPNYNMGSKAAGLFSLIGISGVIAAPIIGSFSDKKGTKFTVGISIFFAAAGFVIFFIFGHKIIGLIIGLILLDLGTQSGQVSNQTRVHSLSPEARNRLNTVFMVAYFIGGALGSFIGTYSWNLYGWTGVCISGLTFLFIALINHVITIK, from the coding sequence ATGGAACATAAAGAAATATATCATAAGAGTATAGATTCCAGACTTGTTTGGATTATGGCTATAATTTGTGGAGTAACGGTAGCAAATCTATATTACAATCAGCCTTTGCTTGGAGATTTATCTAGAAGCCTCAATGTACCTACAAAGGATATAGGTTTAGTATCTACTTTTACTCAAATAGGTTATGGAATGGGAATGTTTTTTATAATACCTTTGGGTGATATCATAGAAAGAAAAGGAATGATTTTAAAATTATTATTGGCTTCTGCAATATCTTTACTTTTATTTGCTTCTTGTAAAGATGCGAAGGTTCTTATTGGCTGTAGTTTTTTAGTTGGATTTACAACAGTAATTCCTCAACTTATAGTGCCTTTTGCAGCAGAACTTTCATCACCTGAAGAAAGGGGGCGGGTTTTAGGAACTGTTTTAAGCGGGCTTTTAGCAGGTATTTTATTAGCTCGCACTATAAGTGGATTTATAGGAACTTTTTTAGGATGGAGAAGTATGTATTATATTGCCACTATACTTATGATTATTTTATATGTAGCAGTAATTAAATTTTTACCTAAAAGTCAGCCCCTATCCAAGGAATCTTATAAAAATATACTTATTTCTTTAAAGGATATAATTAAGAAAGAACCCCTGCTTAGAGAGGCATCTCTAAGTGGCGCTATGATGTTTGGAGCTTTCAGTATATTTTGGACAACTATTATATTTTTTTTAGAATCACCCAATTATAATATGGGAAGTAAAGCTGCAGGGTTATTTAGTTTAATTGGTATATCTGGGGTAATTGCTGCTCCTATTATAGGTAGTTTTAGTGATAAGAAAGGAACTAAATTTACTGTAGGTATTTCTATTTTTTTTGCTGCAGCAGGATTTGTAATATTTTTTATATTTGGACATAAGATTATAGGACTTATAATTGGATTAATATTATTAGATCTTGGTACCCAATCAGGTCAGGTTTCAAATCAAACCCGTGTACATAGTCTTTCTCCAGAAGCCAGAAATAGATTGAATACGGTTTTTATGGTTGCTTATTTTATCGGGGGAGCATTGGGCTCTTTTATAGGTACTTATAGCTGGAATTTATACGGCTGGACGGGAGTATGTATATCAGGACTGACTTTCTTATTTATTGCTCTAATTAATCATGTAATTACTATTAAGTGA
- the dhaM gene encoding dihydroxyacetone kinase phosphoryl donor subunit DhaM yields the protein MVGVVIVSHSSEIARGVKNLVEQISPDSNVASAGGTKDGRLGTDACKIKSAIEKVYSEDGVLILFDLGSAYMNAEMAIEFLDKSMQSKVQIINGALVESALIAVVDASIGKSIEEIKEHLKCMCIDKMPLPN from the coding sequence ATGGTTGGCGTTGTAATCGTATCCCATAGTAGTGAAATTGCTAGAGGAGTAAAAAATCTGGTTGAGCAAATTTCTCCAGATAGTAATGTAGCATCTGCTGGAGGTACAAAAGATGGCAGACTTGGTACTGATGCATGTAAGATAAAAAGTGCTATAGAAAAGGTTTATAGTGAAGATGGAGTGCTAATATTATTTGATTTAGGCAGTGCATATATGAATGCGGAGATGGCAATTGAATTTTTAGATAAGAGTATGCAATCTAAGGTTCAAATAATAAATGGGGCACTGGTAGAATCAGCACTAATAGCTGTAGTAGATGCCAGTATAGGTAAAAGTATAGAAGAAATAAAGGAACATTTAAAATGTATGTGTATAGATAAAATGCCCTTACCAAATTAA
- the addA gene encoding helicase-exonuclease AddAB subunit AddA yields MELDKVISVNTRWTETQKSAIFTPNCNLLVAAGAGTGKTAVLVERILQKITNNSEEVDIDKLLVVTFTNAAASEMKERVGEALSKLLELNCTSKNLQRQLALLNQSNIMTIHSFCLKVIKNNFHRIDLDPNFRICDGTESKLLKQDAILELFEEKYEEEDLEFLNLVDGYGGKNDSKLQDTILSLYEFSQGNPWPEKWLQDVLKDFNVGNDFNFGATKWAKVLMHGITVELKGCKNKMKNMLSIIENIEGLEYYLEPFKNDIENIDRFIEIASWDEIRNEFIKLSFDKLPSKKTDPLLKSYKDKARNTRDEVKKKLISIREDLISCTDNICENLREVYPLMKSLVSLVMDFYKKYHDKKSERGMIDFNDIEHFCLQILTSRDKNGDIIPSEAALEYREYFEEIFIDEYQDSNEVQEFIMSMISRKENRANLFMVGDVKQSIYRFRQARPELFLEKYNSYSEKEGSKNRKIKLSENFRSRKEIIDAINYIFKQIMCREVGELDYGEEECLKSSASYEPYEGNCGGYVELHIVDKKESKNKLEKDENEEELLDAISVEARLVASKINELVNQSSEQYGFKVYDKEINSYRSIMYKDIVILMRTTQNWAPVFVEELNNSGIPVFADTSVGYFQTIEIKTIISLLEIIDNPLQDIPFIAVLRSPIGGFSPEDLIDLRIVNRDVSFYEILKAIKEHSLELKYSLEHIDERLEYKVEEFLNKLCLWRKKVIHMPIDEFIWHLYIETGYYGFVGAMPGGIQRQANLRMLFERAKQYKNISYKGLFNFINFISKLKSSSTDMGNAKILGENENVVRIMSIHKSKGLEFPVIILSGAGKRFNLTDINKNILFHKELGLGPEYVNFKRHISYPTIVKQVLKRKLKMETLSEEMRILYVAFTRAKEKLIITGTVDNIENTFQKWCEVACCEGDKLPEYSLVNSRNFLDWIGPAVARHPCGELIRKMCPFEYNLTSIVEDDSKWKVFIYSKDNFKNTFDENIDEDIINQIKSLELNHHEELYQDEVNRRLNWTYRYEESSKIAAKFSVSELKRRFKLMDTENSIEFMEPIYLKKPVFLKESKGLTPAERGIIMHLVMQHIDIDRVSSYGQIKEQVDKLVFREFITEVEAQSISIYKILKFFNSEVGIRMKRSNNVYREVPFYMEVESTELYKQLPQHIYKDEKVLIQGIIDCYFEENNELILVDYKTDYVEDIDLIKKRYQVQIYYYQRALEKLTDKKVKNKYLYLFSKDCVLDLS; encoded by the coding sequence ATGGAATTGGATAAGGTGATAAGTGTGAATACAAGGTGGACGGAAACTCAAAAAAGTGCCATATTTACCCCAAACTGCAACTTATTAGTGGCAGCAGGAGCTGGAACTGGTAAAACTGCGGTATTAGTAGAAAGAATACTACAGAAAATAACAAATAACAGTGAAGAAGTTGATATAGATAAATTATTGGTGGTTACATTTACGAATGCAGCGGCTTCTGAAATGAAGGAGAGAGTGGGAGAGGCACTTTCTAAACTGTTGGAGTTAAATTGTACTTCTAAAAATCTTCAAAGACAGCTTGCCTTATTAAACCAATCTAATATAATGACAATACATTCTTTTTGTCTTAAGGTTATAAAAAATAACTTTCATAGAATAGATTTAGATCCTAATTTCAGAATATGTGATGGCACGGAATCTAAACTATTAAAGCAGGATGCCATTTTAGAACTTTTTGAGGAAAAGTATGAGGAAGAAGATCTGGAATTCTTAAATCTTGTGGATGGATATGGAGGGAAAAATGATAGTAAGCTCCAAGATACTATACTTTCTCTATATGAATTTTCCCAGGGTAACCCATGGCCTGAAAAATGGCTTCAGGATGTCTTGAAAGACTTCAATGTAGGCAATGATTTTAATTTTGGAGCTACTAAGTGGGCTAAAGTACTGATGCATGGTATAACTGTAGAACTTAAAGGTTGTAAAAATAAGATGAAAAATATGCTGAGTATAATTGAAAATATAGAAGGATTGGAATATTATTTAGAACCATTTAAAAATGATATTGAAAACATAGATAGATTCATAGAAATTGCTTCTTGGGATGAAATAAGAAATGAATTTATTAAATTAAGTTTTGATAAACTTCCTTCTAAAAAAACAGATCCTCTGTTGAAATCCTATAAGGATAAAGCTAGGAATACAAGAGATGAAGTAAAAAAGAAATTAATTAGTATAAGAGAAGATCTAATTTCATGTACAGATAATATATGTGAAAATTTGAGGGAAGTATATCCTTTAATGAAATCTCTGGTTTCCCTTGTTATGGATTTTTATAAAAAATACCATGATAAAAAAAGTGAAAGAGGTATGATAGATTTTAATGATATAGAGCATTTTTGTCTTCAAATATTAACCAGTAGAGATAAAAATGGAGATATAATTCCCTCAGAAGCTGCTTTAGAATATAGGGAATATTTTGAAGAAATATTTATAGATGAATATCAAGATAGTAATGAAGTTCAAGAGTTTATAATGAGTATGATAAGCAGAAAAGAAAATCGCGCAAATTTATTCATGGTAGGAGATGTAAAACAAAGTATATATAGGTTTAGACAGGCAAGACCAGAATTATTTTTAGAAAAATACAATAGCTATAGTGAGAAAGAGGGTAGTAAAAATAGAAAAATAAAGTTGTCTGAAAATTTCAGAAGTAGAAAAGAAATAATAGATGCCATAAATTATATATTTAAACAAATAATGTGTAGAGAAGTGGGAGAACTTGATTATGGTGAAGAAGAATGTTTAAAGAGTTCAGCAAGCTATGAACCTTATGAAGGAAATTGCGGTGGGTATGTAGAACTTCATATAGTGGATAAGAAAGAAAGTAAAAATAAATTAGAAAAGGATGAAAATGAGGAAGAGCTTCTAGATGCTATTTCCGTGGAGGCACGATTGGTGGCATCAAAGATAAATGAACTAGTAAATCAGTCATCAGAACAGTATGGCTTTAAAGTATATGACAAGGAAATCAATAGCTATAGGTCTATAATGTATAAAGATATAGTGATATTGATGCGTACTACACAAAATTGGGCACCTGTGTTTGTAGAGGAACTAAATAATTCAGGAATACCTGTATTTGCAGATACTTCTGTAGGGTATTTTCAGACTATTGAAATAAAAACTATAATATCTCTTCTTGAAATAATAGATAATCCACTGCAGGATATTCCCTTTATAGCAGTACTTCGTTCTCCTATAGGAGGATTTTCTCCAGAGGATCTTATAGACTTAAGAATAGTTAATAGAGATGTATCTTTTTATGAAATACTAAAGGCCATAAAGGAACACAGTCTGGAGTTAAAATATTCTTTAGAGCATATAGATGAAAGATTGGAATACAAGGTGGAAGAATTTTTGAATAAACTTTGCCTTTGGAGAAAGAAAGTAATACATATGCCTATAGATGAATTTATATGGCATCTTTATATAGAAACAGGTTATTATGGCTTTGTAGGTGCTATGCCTGGAGGTATACAAAGACAGGCAAATTTAAGAATGTTGTTCGAAAGAGCTAAACAGTACAAAAATATTAGTTATAAAGGACTCTTTAATTTTATAAATTTTATAAGTAAACTTAAAAGCAGCAGTACTGATATGGGAAATGCAAAAATACTTGGAGAAAATGAAAATGTAGTTAGAATAATGAGTATACATAAGAGTAAAGGTCTGGAATTTCCTGTAATAATACTTTCTGGAGCAGGAAAGAGATTCAATTTGACAGATATAAATAAAAATATATTATTTCATAAAGAATTAGGACTTGGACCAGAGTATGTAAACTTTAAAAGGCACATTTCCTATCCCACTATTGTTAAGCAGGTATTAAAAAGAAAATTGAAAATGGAAACTCTTTCTGAGGAGATGAGAATACTTTATGTAGCTTTTACCAGAGCTAAAGAAAAACTTATAATAACAGGAACGGTAGATAATATTGAAAATACTTTTCAAAAATGGTGTGAAGTTGCCTGCTGTGAAGGTGATAAACTTCCGGAATATTCACTTGTAAATTCAAGGAATTTTTTAGACTGGATAGGGCCTGCAGTAGCAAGACATCCTTGTGGGGAACTTATTAGAAAAATGTGTCCTTTTGAATATAATTTAACTTCCATAGTAGAAGATGACTCTAAATGGAAAGTATTTATATACAGTAAAGATAATTTTAAAAATACATTTGATGAAAATATAGATGAGGATATAATAAATCAAATTAAAAGCTTAGAATTAAATCATCATGAAGAATTATACCAAGATGAAGTGAATAGAAGACTTAATTGGACCTATAGATATGAAGAATCTTCTAAAATAGCTGCTAAATTTTCAGTATCGGAGTTAAAAAGGAGATTCAAGTTAATGGATACAGAAAATAGTATAGAATTTATGGAGCCAATATATTTAAAAAAGCCAGTTTTTTTAAAGGAGAGCAAGGGACTTACTCCGGCTGAAAGAGGAATTATTATGCATCTAGTTATGCAGCATATTGATATTGATAGAGTTAGTTCTTATGGACAGATAAAAGAGCAAGTAGATAAACTAGTATTTAGAGAATTTATAACTGAAGTAGAAGCCCAGTCCATATCCATATATAAAATATTAAAATTTTTTAATTCTGAAGTTGGAATAAGGATGAAAAGGTCAAATAATGTATATAGAGAAGTTCCATTTTATATGGAAGTAGAGAGTACAGAATTATATAAGCAGTTGCCACAGCATATATATAAAGATGAGAAAGTATTAATTCAGGGAATAATAGATTGTTATTTTGAAGAAAACAATGAATTAATACTTGTAGATTATAAAACGGATTATGTAGAAGATATAGATTTAATAAAAAAAAGATACCAAGTTCAAATCTATTATTATCAAAGAGCACTGGAAAAATTAACAGATAAGAAAGTTAAAAACAAATATTTGTATTTATTTTCTAAGGACTGTGTACTAGACTTGTCTTAA
- the sdaAB gene encoding L-serine ammonia-lyase, iron-sulfur-dependent subunit beta has product MREYSVFDILGPIMIGPSSSHTAGAAKLAKVAEVIAGGNISKVQFLLHGSFAKIYKGHGTDKALVAGILGMSPWDENLKNSMKIAEKRGISIEFIEKDLGDVHPNTVKFIITKKNGEVSQIMGSSIGGGNIVINEVDKDKIEFTGVYPTILINHLDMPGMVARVSEILYIHKINIAFMKVYRKSIKGSRAVMVFEVDDFIVQDVVDEIENIPNIYKVRAINPVNEEE; this is encoded by the coding sequence ATGAGGGAATATAGTGTTTTTGATATTTTAGGACCTATTATGATAGGTCCTTCAAGTTCTCATACAGCAGGGGCGGCAAAATTGGCCAAAGTTGCAGAAGTTATTGCAGGAGGTAACATTTCAAAAGTTCAGTTTTTACTTCATGGTTCTTTTGCCAAAATTTATAAAGGACACGGTACAGATAAAGCACTAGTTGCTGGAATATTAGGTATGAGTCCATGGGATGAAAATTTAAAGAATTCTATGAAAATAGCAGAGAAAAGAGGTATTTCCATAGAATTTATAGAAAAGGATTTAGGAGATGTACATCCAAATACAGTTAAATTTATTATAACTAAAAAAAATGGCGAAGTATCACAAATAATGGGCTCCTCTATAGGAGGGGGTAATATAGTAATAAATGAAGTGGATAAGGATAAAATAGAATTTACAGGAGTTTATCCTACTATACTTATAAATCATTTAGATATGCCAGGTATGGTTGCCAGAGTATCGGAAATACTTTATATACATAAAATAAATATAGCTTTTATGAAAGTATATAGAAAAAGTATAAAAGGCTCCAGAGCAGTTATGGTATTTGAAGTGGATGATTTTATTGTGCAAGATGTAGTGGATGAAATAGAAAATATACCTAATATATATAAGGTAAGGGCTATAAATCCTGTAAATGAGGAGGAGTAA
- the thrC gene encoding threonine synthase, with the protein MKEIYYTSTRGLNKNFTASSAILNGISEDGGLFVPDTIPFIDEEELKKLKDMTYKELALCIIEKFFTDFSKEELEKCIDLAYDNKFESEKIVSLEKVGDVFCLELFHGPTLAFKDMALCLLPHLMKTAAKKQKLHKEIVILTATSGDTGKAALEGFANIEGTKIVVFFPEQGVSKIQKKQMVTQQGKNTKVIGIKGNFDDAQSEVKKIFNDHELKEELDKNSYMFSSANSINIGRLVPQIVYYFYGYMELLRRGEIDFGDKINFSVPTGNFGNILAAYYAKNMGLPINKLICASNENKVLYDFFKSGTYDAEREFILTISPSMDILISSNLERLIYDISGRDSSVVNKLMTNLNGHNKYTISENMKDELGIFYGGFAGEEETLQCIKDTFNTYHYLMDTHTSVAYSVYKNYLRDTCDNTKTIVVSTASPFKFTKSVMSALDTKYSADEDMELVEVMSKIASLEIPAPIRKLEDSKVVHNTVCKREDMKEEIRKFLL; encoded by the coding sequence TTGAAGGAGATTTATTATACTAGTACCAGAGGTTTAAATAAAAATTTTACTGCATCCAGCGCAATATTAAATGGAATATCAGAGGATGGGGGATTGTTTGTTCCAGATACCATACCTTTTATAGATGAAGAGGAATTAAAAAAACTTAAGGATATGACTTACAAGGAATTGGCCTTGTGTATAATTGAAAAATTCTTTACAGATTTTAGTAAAGAAGAATTAGAAAAATGCATAGATTTAGCCTATGATAATAAATTTGAATCAGAGAAAATAGTTTCTTTGGAAAAGGTTGGGGATGTATTTTGTCTGGAATTATTTCATGGCCCCACTTTAGCTTTTAAGGATATGGCACTATGTCTTCTACCACATTTGATGAAGACTGCTGCTAAAAAACAGAAACTACATAAAGAAATAGTAATACTTACAGCTACATCCGGAGATACGGGAAAGGCTGCTTTGGAGGGGTTTGCAAATATAGAGGGAACTAAAATAGTAGTATTTTTCCCGGAACAGGGAGTAAGCAAGATTCAGAAAAAGCAGATGGTTACCCAGCAGGGAAAAAATACAAAGGTTATAGGTATAAAAGGAAATTTTGATGATGCTCAAAGCGAAGTAAAGAAAATTTTCAATGATCATGAATTAAAAGAAGAACTAGATAAGAATTCCTATATGTTTTCCTCTGCCAATTCTATAAATATTGGAAGGCTTGTTCCTCAGATAGTTTATTATTTTTATGGATATATGGAACTTTTAAGAAGAGGAGAAATAGACTTTGGAGATAAAATAAATTTTTCTGTTCCTACAGGAAACTTTGGCAATATACTTGCAGCTTATTATGCTAAAAATATGGGACTTCCAATTAATAAACTCATATGTGCGTCAAATGAAAATAAGGTACTTTACGATTTCTTTAAAAGTGGAACTTATGATGCAGAAAGAGAATTTATTTTAACCATATCCCCTTCTATGGATATACTTATATCCAGTAATCTCGAGAGGCTTATATATGATATAAGTGGCAGGGATTCCTCAGTTGTAAATAAATTAATGACAAATTTAAATGGACACAATAAGTATACAATTAGTGAAAATATGAAAGATGAATTAGGGATATTTTATGGGGGATTTGCGGGTGAAGAAGAAACTTTGCAGTGTATAAAAGATACTTTTAATACATACCATTATCTTATGGATACCCATACTTCTGTTGCATATTCTGTTTATAAAAATTATTTAAGGGATACCTGTGATAATACAAAGACTATAGTGGTTTCAACAGCAAGTCCATTTAAGTTCACCAAATCTGTAATGAGTGCTTTGGACACTAAGTATAGTGCCGACGAAGATATGGAACTTGTGGAAGTGATGAGTAAAATTGCATCACTTGAAATTCCAGCACCTATAAGAAAATTGGAAGATAGTAAAGTTGTTCATAATACTGTATGTAAGAGAGAAGATATGAAGGAAGAAATTAGAAAATTTTTATTATAA